The sequence TCATCACACGAGAAAGATCAGTCATCAAGCGACGCTAATCTTGGTCAGATCCAACAAACACCGGTCCATGGCACCTCTTCAGCTACCAACAAAGACTTCCCATGGGACGACCCTGATATGGTAGCGCAGTTGATCGAGTCTACCGATAGGATTGAGGAAGAGTGGTTTTCACAACAAAGACAAACTCAGTATACCACATCAGTTACACAAGACATCCACATATCAGAGATCAAGCCCAATGAGATTTGTTGCAATTTCACCTCAAATCCAGTCGAAAGTGCTGTTTTCAGCGACATTGTGTCACGAATACCACCCCATTCAAGGCAAAAGAGGTATCTCAGTAACAATCTCctcttcttttgttttttcttccttttttctccTCAATGGGGATGCACTGTTTGTATAACAAGGAATATTTTTGTCCTTTTTCATTCCTATTTTTTGTTCCCATCAAGCTTCTTTCCCatctgaattttccatatttttCATTTTGTGGCAGCCCAAGAATAGTACAAATGGGCTCGACATGGGTTGAACATAGGGTTTTTGGCCTGAGCATGCAAGTGTATGGCCGGGTCAATAAGTACGTGATCAATATGTTGGGAAAAGCAGTAATGGCCGAGCAAACCGAAAAGGATAGGCTCAATCTTCTCCAGCGAAGTTACTGGTCAAGATACTATGTCGAATGCGACACTGCTGTAAGTAGAAACATAAATATGTGCAGACAATACTtttttttccatccaatgctctgttTCTTtttggcgagcccccctcccttctTGGTGCCATTGATGCATCTTTGATCCGGTCAAATTTTTCCAGAAATTATTCCAAAATGCATTTGAAACTCCATTGGCGTTATCTGTTCACCTGAGGGAGACAATGATAGGATTCCATCTTGACCGAATTCACATGGTATTTTCGTAGTCCAGTAAACAAGCCATATAGTTTATAGTCTCCATGCAAGTCCCATGTCTTTTCTATTTTTCAGTAAAAAGTCAACCATGGCGTTTTGTGctaattttgttttgttttatttttggaTCAATGTACAGGTGTTTTTACCTTTAAGCTCATACAGTTTCTGGTACACGGTTGTTGCTAACTTTAGGAAGAAATTGTTCGAAGTCCTCTGCCCAAACAACAGAATCGACTTGATTGCTGACGAAGCTCAGCTTGTAATCAAGAATTTCAAAGCGGCTTTCAAGCTGGCATACAAGAGATCACAACTAAATGTGACTGACATGGGTGTGTCTTTCCGGAGTGTGTGCTCTTCAACTAAAGAGTAATGCAATCCAACGACTGAAATACTCAAGCAATTTTATGCATGAtccttttcagttttttttttcaTCTAACTTCAGTGATGTGAAAAACATAATTATGAATTGCAGGGCAGATAGTGGGATCTTCACAATGAAGTTGGTACAAGGACATGATGGAGACAACACTTTGTGTTTCGAACCCGTAAGTCATAGCAACCACCCCTTTTCGTCTTT comes from Triticum dicoccoides isolate Atlit2015 ecotype Zavitan unplaced genomic scaffold, WEW_v2.0 scaffold88027, whole genome shotgun sequence and encodes:
- the LOC119348198 gene encoding uncharacterized protein LOC119348198, whose protein sequence is MSLNETADNCVALKKRARMFQNTDELSSNIHHEMPHTLGTVSASSHEKDQSSSDANLGQIQQTPVHGTSSATNKDFPWDDPDMVAQLIESTDRIEEEWFSQQRQTQYTTSVTQDIHISEIKPNEICCNFTSNPVESAVFSDIVSRIPPHSRQKSPRIVQMGSTWVEHRVFGLSMQVYGRVNKYVINMLGKAVMAEQTEKDRLNLLQRSYWSRYYVECDTAKLFQNAFETPLALSVHLRETMIGFHLDRIHMVFLPLSSYSFWYTVVANFRKKLFEVLCPNNRIDLIADEAQLVIKNFKAAFKLAYKRSQLNVTDMGVSFRSVCSSTKEADSGIFTMKLVQGHDGDNTLCFEPEHAKSLRESLTYYMVAHPCNEKLMPETKEILRKY